The genomic window GGCAGGCGATGACTGCCTGGTGGGTAAAGACGGTAACGACTACCTCGACGGCGGCATCGGCAACGATGTCCTGATCGGCGGTACCGGCGACGACACCTACTTCTTCGATAAAGGTTACGGTCGCGACACCATCCAAGACGAAAGCGGTAACGATACCCTGCAATTCGGTAAAGGTGTTTCCGCTTCCGACGTATTGTTAAGCAAATCAGGCAACAACCTGACCGTATCTGTCGGCAACAGCGACTCTGTTACCATTGACGACTGGTTCTCCGGTAACAACCATAAGATCGAAAACTTCAAGTTTGCCGATGGCAGCACTTACGAAGTAACCGGTCATGGCGATTACTATTCTCTGTCAGCTGTAAACAGCATCCAACAACAAACCCAAGTGCCTAGCATCTAATCAGCTATACTTAGGATTGATAAGGTCGTCTGAAAGCGTCTGCATCCGTGCAAAACGTTTTCAGACGACCTATTTTGTAAACAATCTGACCCAAAAATCCAAATTCGGATAAAATAACGGAATCCTGTTTAAACCGAGTCAGCGAAGGGAGAAACCTGAAATGTCCGAAATCAGCTTGAAAAAGATTTACTCCGGAAAAGTACGCGATTTATACGAAATCGACAGCAAACGCATGTTGATGGTCGCATCCGACCGATTGTCTGCATTTGACGTGATTTTAGACAATCCGATTCCGGGTAAAGGAGAAATTCTGACGCAGATTTCCAATTTCTGGTTTCAAAAACTGGCGCATATCATGCCCAATCATTTTACCGGCGATACGGTTTATGACGTGTTGCCTGAACATGAAGCCAAAGCCATCGAGAAACGCGCGGTTGTTGCCAAAAAACTGACTCCTGTCAAAGTAGAGGCGATTGTGCGCGGTTATTTGGCGGGCAGCGGGTGGAAAGATTACCAAAAAAACGGTTCTGTCTGCGGCATCAAACTTACCGAAGGGATGAAAGAAGCGCAGCAGCTTCCGGAAGTGATTTTTACCCCGTCCACCAAGGCTGCCGTCGGCGATCATGATGAAAACATCAGTTTTGAAGAATGCGAACGCATTATCGGTAAAGAGTTGGCGGCTGAAGTGCGCGCTAAAGCCATTCGGCTTTATACGGAAGCCGCAGAATATGCAAAATCACGCGGTATCATCATATGCGATACCAAATTTGAATTCGGGCTGGATGAAAACGGTACATTAACCTTGATGGATGAAGTACTGACGCCCGATTCCAGCCGCTTTTGGCCGGCGGACCAATATCAAGTCGGCACCAATCCGCCGTCTTTTGACAAGCAATTTGTCCGAGATTGGCTGGAGCAAAGCGGTTGGAACAAAAAAGCTCCGGCGCCGGAAGTCCCTAGCGATGTGATTCAGAAAACAGTTGATAAATATTGGGAAGCATTAAATCTTTTAACCAAGGAATCATAAATTTGGTAAGAGGTTAGCGGATTCGGATTTCAAGTGTAACTTTCTATAAAAAAATAGGCCGGTATGAGGCAGCATATGGCTTTTCCTGAAAGTAAAGATTGCCATGAACCGCATACAACTGACGATACCCTATCCAAATACCTGTCACGCCACTGCATCATCACTGAAATCGCCAAACAGCTTAGTCAACATAAAAGACCAACAGCCGCGGAATCATGCGGCTCCCTCGTCGACCCAAAATCCCGCATCGGCGATTAGGTGGCCGACACCATCATCGGCAAAGATCAGAAAAGCGCATTATTGACCTTGGTAGAACGCGTTACCCGCTAACACCATCATCTGCAAATTGAAGAAATTAAAGGCCTGAGACACTGGCCGGGCAGCCGTTGGGGCTTAAAGGCACATAAAGACAGAATCCACACCATCACCATGGATAACGGCAAAGAGTTCTACCAACACACCAAAATAGCCAAGTTATTGAAGGCGGAAACCTATTTTTGCCGCCCTTACCATTCGTGGGAGAAAGGGCTGAATGAAAACACCAACGGACTCATCCGACAATATTTCCCCAAACAAACCGATTTCCGAAAAATTAGAAATCGGGAGATACGCAGGGTTCAAGGTGAGTTGAACCACCGGCCGAGAAAAACACTTGGCTGCGAAATGCCAAGTTTCATTCTTGAATTTGTTCCAACCACCGTAACTCAAGTTTGGCACTTGAAATCCGAATCCAAAAACCTTTTTATTGGATTCGCGATATTTAATGGGTAACGGATATACGTTCGATAATAATGGGTTTGATTGGGACGTTTTGATGGAAGCCGCGTGTTTCAGTCGGCGTTTTGCTGATTTGGCGTACGACATCCATGCCCGAGGTTACTTTGCCGAAGACGGCATAGCCGTAGCCTTGCGGGGTTTTGTTTTTGAAGTTGAGAAATGTATTGTCGGCAGTGTTGATGAAGAACTGGCTGGTGGCGGAATTAGGATCGCCGGTACGCGCCATGGCGATGGTGCCGACAGTGTTTTTTAAGCCGTTGTCCGCTTCGTTGATGACGGCTTTATCTGTGGCTTTTTGGGCAAGGTCCGGGGTAAAGCCGCCTCCTTGAATCATAAAGCCGTCGATAATGCGGTGGAAAACGGTGTTGTCGTAAAAGCCTTTGCGGGCGTAGCTGACGAAGTTGGCGACGGTTTTGGGTGCTTTGGTTTCGTCGAGCGACAGGCTGATGTTGCCCATATTGGTTTCGATGACGGCGCGTGTCTCGGCTTGGGCATTGAAGGCTGCGGCAAGGGCAAGGGCGGCGAAAGTGAGTTTGAGGGTTTTGTTCATTTGAGTGTTTCTCGTAGTGTGAAAATCAAACGTTATTATCGCGGATTTTATGTGAAATCTCTAAAAGGCGTTGTGAAATATTTTAAGGTCGTCTGAAAACGGATACAGCAAACTTCGTTTTCAGACGACCTTATGTGTTGCGCAGCGGCTTATTGTTTGGCTGCTTCGATTTGAATGTCGATGCGGACGTTTTTGGTCATGCCTGCATCAACCAGATAGTCCACGCCCCATTTGGTGCGGTCGATGGTGGTGCTGAAGTCGCCGCCGCAGACTTCGGTTTTCGCCATCGGGCTTTGGTAGCAGTTGAATTTTTCGGCTTTGAGTTTGACGGGGGCGGTTTTGCCGTGCATGGTCAGATTGCCGTCAACGGAGAGCAGTTTTTTGCCGTTGAAGTTGAATTTGGTGGAAACGAAGCGGATGTTCGGGTATTTGGCGGCGTCAAAGATGTCGGCGGATTTTAAGTGGTCGGTAAAGTGTTGCGAACCGCTTTGCAGGTTGGCAACGGGGATGGTGATGTCGATTTTGCCGGTGCGTTTTGCTTGATCGAAATCGACAGAGCCGGTCAGACCGTAGAAACCGCCGACGTTGGTGCTGGTGTTGAAGTGGTCGATGGCGAAACGGGCGTTGGCGTGGTGTTCGTCCACTTTGTAGGTGGCGGCGGAGACAGTACCGATGGCGGCGGCTGCGAGTGCGGCGAAGATGATTTTTTTCATGATTCTTGTCCTTTGTGTGAGGTTGTAAAGGGATTTATCTTAACATAGGAAAGGGTAAGAATCATTTCTTACGGGTGAACGGTGAGTTTACTAATATTTGATAAAAAGGTCGTCTGAAACCGATATTTCGGTTTTCAGACGACCTGTGACTTTTATCGGGATCACAACTGGTCTTTTTGTGCCAGAATCCTGCGGCTGCCGTTGATGTCGGCGGAGGAAACGACGCCGGCGTTTTCGAGCGCTTCCATCAGGTTGGCGGCGCGGTTGTAGCCGATGCGCAACTGGCGTTGCAGGGAGGAGATGGAGGTTTTTTTGCTTTCCAAAATGTAGGCGACGGCTTGGTCGAACAATTCGTCGCTGCCTGCATTCGGATTGACGATGTTGGTGGTTTCCAGCGCGGCTTCACCGCTGAGCAAACCTTCGACATAGTCAGCGGGGGCTTGCGATTTGACGTAGTTGACGACTTGATGCACTTCGTCGTCTGAAACGAACGCGCCTTGCAGGCGGGTCGGTTCGGCGCTGCCCGGTTGCAGGAACAGGGAGTCGCCGTATTTCAGCAGTTCGTCCGCGCCCATTTGGTCGAGGATGGTACGGCTGTCGATTTTACTTTGTACGGTAAACGCCATACGCGTCGGGATATTCGCTTTAATCAAGCCGGTGACGACATCGACGCTCGGTCGTTGGGTCGCGACAATCATATGGATACCGGCAGCACGCGCTTTTTGGGCGAGGCGGGCAATTTGTTGCTCGACGGCTTTGCGTTCGGTCATCATCAGGTCTGCCAACTCATCGATAACGACCACAATCATCGGCAGTTTTTCCAGCGGCTCGGGGTCGTCCGGATTCAGACTGAACGGGTTGGGCATGGGTTTGCCCGATGCTTTGGCGGCTTCGACTTTTTGGTTGAAGCCTTCCAGATTACGCACGCCGGCGTGGGAAAGCAGGCGGTAGCGTTTTTCCATTTCGGCAACACACCAATTCAACGCCTGCCCCGCTTCGCGCATATCGGTAACGACCGGGCAGAGTAAATGCGGAATACCGTCGTAAATGCTCAATTCGAGCATTTTCGGGTCAATCATGATGAAGCGGACTTCGTCGGGCGTGGCTTTGAAAAGCATGGACATAATCATGCCGTTCACACCGACGGATTTGCCCGAACCGGTCATACCGGCGACCAAAAGGTGCGGCATTTTTGCCAAATCGCCGACGACGGGCGTACCGGAGATGTCTTTACCCAGTGCGACGGTCAGCTTGGATTTGGCTTCGGTAAACACGGGCGAAGACAAGATTTCGCTCAACATCACATCTTGGCGTTTTTCGTTGGGCAACTCAATGCCCATAGTGTTTTTGCCCGCAATGGTTTCCACGATGCGCACGGATTGCAGCGACATGGAACGCGCCAAATCTTTAGACAGGGCAACGATTTGGCTGCCTTTTATGCCTTGCGCGGGTTCGATTTCATAACGCGTAATCACAGGGCCGGAAGTGGCGGACACGACTTGCACGCCGATGCCAAATTCTGCCAGCTTGGATTCAATCAGTTCGGCAGTGCGCTCCAATTCGGCAGGATTGATGCTGACGGGTTCGCCGTTGGGCAGGCGCAGCAGGTTCATGCTGGGTTTGTGGTATTCGCCTGTCTGTTGCGGCTCGTTGTCTTCAAACAAAGAAGCCTGAATTTTGGGTGGTGGCGCGACGGAGACCGCAACGGATTTGCGGTTGCTGGTGCTGCCTGCAAGCGGAGTAACGGGCGTGGCGGTGATGTTTTTGGCTTCTTTCACCATGCGGCGGGTGTTTTCCGTTTCCAAGGCTTCGGCGGTCGAGCCGTCGTCCTTGCGTCTGCCCAATGCCTTTTTCAGACGACCCCAAATGCCTGAAAACAGGCTTTCGGTATTGCGTCCAGTTTTTGCCATGACTTCCAGCCAAGACACTTGCGCCAGCAAGGAAACGGAAAGCAGCAGCATGACGCACATAATCAGCAGGCTGCCGGATTTGCCCAGCAGCCAAGCCAAGCCCGAACCTGCCAAAGCGCCGACCAAACCGCCCGCACCGACAGGCAGGGTTTCGTCCAAAGTATTTTGAAGGGTGAAATATTCGAGAATCGGGCTGCACACCAAAAGCAGGAACAAAGCCAGCGCGGCAACGCCATGGTTGTACGATTTGTAGTTTTCGCGCTTTTGCAGCGGGCGGAAATTTTTATAGAGGAAAACGCACGAAGCGGCGATCCACCACCAAAACGACAGACCAAAAAGATAATAGCCGACATCAGAAACATACGCGCCAAACAGCCCGCCGAAATTGGCGATGTCGTCCGATTTCGGCACGCTGCGCGACCATGCGGGGTCGGTCATTTTGAAGCTGGCGAGGGAAATGGCGATGAAGACCGTCACCATCAGCCCGAAGAGCCACAGCGCGTCGTTAATCAGATTGACGACATGCTCGGGGCGCGCTTTTTTTTCTTCATTTTTTTGCAGCGCTTTGGCAGCCTTCAAACGCTCGGAAACCTTGTTCGGCTCTGTCTGCGCCTTCGTTTGGCTTTGACGGAGCGTGCTCGGTTTGGCGTTTGTTTTGGCTTTAGTTTTTGATGCGGTTTTAGAGGGTTTTGCGGTCATGGATGGATTTTTGGTATTCGGTATAGGTCGTCTGAAAAGGGAAAACCGACGGGGAATCAATCCGTCGGGTGTAATGTGTGTAAGGTTTAAATTATACCGTATTTACCGTTTCTTATAAAACAAGGT from Neisseria sp. DTU_2020_1000833_1_SI_GRL_NUU_006 includes these protein-coding regions:
- a CDS encoding phosphoribosylaminoimidazolesuccinocarboxamide synthase, with the translated sequence MSEISLKKIYSGKVRDLYEIDSKRMLMVASDRLSAFDVILDNPIPGKGEILTQISNFWFQKLAHIMPNHFTGDTVYDVLPEHEAKAIEKRAVVAKKLTPVKVEAIVRGYLAGSGWKDYQKNGSVCGIKLTEGMKEAQQLPEVIFTPSTKAAVGDHDENISFEECERIIGKELAAEVRAKAIRLYTEAAEYAKSRGIIICDTKFEFGLDENGTLTLMDEVLTPDSSRFWPADQYQVGTNPPSFDKQFVRDWLEQSGWNKKAPAPEVPSDVIQKTVDKYWEALNLLTKES
- a CDS encoding DNA translocase FtsK 4TM domain-containing protein; the encoded protein is MTAKPSKTASKTKAKTNAKPSTLRQSQTKAQTEPNKVSERLKAAKALQKNEEKKARPEHVVNLINDALWLFGLMVTVFIAISLASFKMTDPAWSRSVPKSDDIANFGGLFGAYVSDVGYYLFGLSFWWWIAASCVFLYKNFRPLQKRENYKSYNHGVAALALFLLLVCSPILEYFTLQNTLDETLPVGAGGLVGALAGSGLAWLLGKSGSLLIMCVMLLLSVSLLAQVSWLEVMAKTGRNTESLFSGIWGRLKKALGRRKDDGSTAEALETENTRRMVKEAKNITATPVTPLAGSTSNRKSVAVSVAPPPKIQASLFEDNEPQQTGEYHKPSMNLLRLPNGEPVSINPAELERTAELIESKLAEFGIGVQVVSATSGPVITRYEIEPAQGIKGSQIVALSKDLARSMSLQSVRIVETIAGKNTMGIELPNEKRQDVMLSEILSSPVFTEAKSKLTVALGKDISGTPVVGDLAKMPHLLVAGMTGSGKSVGVNGMIMSMLFKATPDEVRFIMIDPKMLELSIYDGIPHLLCPVVTDMREAGQALNWCVAEMEKRYRLLSHAGVRNLEGFNQKVEAAKASGKPMPNPFSLNPDDPEPLEKLPMIVVVIDELADLMMTERKAVEQQIARLAQKARAAGIHMIVATQRPSVDVVTGLIKANIPTRMAFTVQSKIDSRTILDQMGADELLKYGDSLFLQPGSAEPTRLQGAFVSDDEVHQVVNYVKSQAPADYVEGLLSGEAALETTNIVNPNAGSDELFDQAVAYILESKKTSISSLQRQLRIGYNRAANLMEALENAGVVSSADINGSRRILAQKDQL
- a CDS encoding peptidylprolyl isomerase; this translates as MNKTLKLTFAALALAAAFNAQAETRAVIETNMGNISLSLDETKAPKTVANFVSYARKGFYDNTVFHRIIDGFMIQGGGFTPDLAQKATDKAVINEADNGLKNTVGTIAMARTGDPNSATSQFFINTADNTFLNFKNKTPQGYGYAVFGKVTSGMDVVRQISKTPTETRGFHQNVPIKPIIIERISVTH
- a CDS encoding YceI family protein, yielding MKKIIFAALAAAAIGTVSAATYKVDEHHANARFAIDHFNTSTNVGGFYGLTGSVDFDQAKRTGKIDITIPVANLQSGSQHFTDHLKSADIFDAAKYPNIRFVSTKFNFNGKKLLSVDGNLTMHGKTAPVKLKAEKFNCYQSPMAKTEVCGGDFSTTIDRTKWGVDYLVDAGMTKNVRIDIQIEAAKQ